The following are from one region of the Stanieria cyanosphaera PCC 7437 genome:
- a CDS encoding YqeG family HAD IIIA-type phosphatase, whose amino-acid sequence MIKRALLQPDLILGDTVTKITPELLCEYQIKGLILDVDETLVPFREREVSELLQQWIAQIRQVATIWLVSNNLSQNRIGGIAQSLNLPYIAGAKKPSRRKLRQAATQMNLPVEQVAMVGDRLFTDVLAGNRLGMFTILVEPMLGPSMEAPSYSIRNFEVWVSQFIGVSLATTQHKFTQEEKS is encoded by the coding sequence ATGATTAAACGAGCTTTATTACAACCGGATTTAATTTTAGGAGATACAGTAACTAAGATCACTCCTGAGCTTCTGTGTGAATATCAAATCAAAGGACTGATCTTAGATGTAGATGAAACTTTAGTTCCTTTTAGAGAAAGAGAGGTTTCTGAATTGCTACAACAGTGGATTGCTCAAATTAGACAAGTAGCGACAATTTGGTTGGTTAGCAATAATTTAAGTCAAAATCGCATCGGTGGAATTGCTCAGTCTTTAAATTTACCTTATATTGCTGGTGCTAAAAAACCTTCACGACGAAAACTCAGACAAGCAGCAACTCAAATGAATTTACCAGTCGAACAAGTCGCGATGGTAGGCGATCGCCTTTTTACCGATGTGTTGGCAGGTAATCGTTTGGGTATGTTTACTATTTTAGTTGAACCAATGCTTGGACCAAGTATGGAAGCTCCTTCCTATTCAATTCGTAATTTTGAAGTATGGGTGTCACAATTCATTGGTGTATCTTTAGCTACTACGCAACATAAATTTACACAAGAAGAGAAATCGTAA
- a CDS encoding sulfotransferase family protein — protein MGFLMIGTQRSGSNLLRLMLNQVSEIAAPHPPHILQRLMPLLSMYGNLEHIESFQLLVDDVCRLVELNPVPWEGVHLDRADVARRCRERSLVAVFCAVYDILAETWGAKQWCCKSLANVMYLPEINAYLPDAKYIYLHRDGRDVALSFQKAVVGEKHIFNIAQNWAKAQRLAIQMRDRLSTDQFYSVSYENLTSDPETTLQGLCGFLQVEYTPAMLDFHESSEASNAAASSALWGNVTKPVIKDNTKKFLKHATDEEIMIFELVAGDVLDALGYERVKIAQGEAIEFTKQAIKNFNQINQNLKEDILQQIDPEDLKRRDVQANLLQEIQIRNVVAA, from the coding sequence ATGGGATTTTTAATGATTGGCACTCAAAGATCTGGTTCTAACTTACTACGCTTAATGCTAAATCAAGTTTCTGAGATTGCAGCCCCCCATCCTCCGCATATTTTACAACGTCTGATGCCTCTACTTTCTATGTATGGAAACTTAGAACACATTGAATCATTTCAATTGTTAGTAGATGATGTTTGCCGTTTGGTAGAGTTAAACCCGGTACCTTGGGAGGGAGTACATTTAGATAGAGCAGATGTAGCTCGTCGCTGTAGAGAGCGTTCTTTAGTAGCAGTTTTTTGTGCGGTATACGATATTCTAGCCGAAACTTGGGGTGCAAAGCAATGGTGTTGCAAAAGTTTAGCTAACGTGATGTATTTACCAGAAATTAATGCTTATCTTCCTGATGCTAAGTATATATACTTGCATCGCGATGGCAGAGATGTCGCTTTATCTTTTCAAAAAGCAGTAGTCGGAGAAAAACATATTTTTAATATTGCTCAAAATTGGGCAAAAGCACAACGTTTAGCGATTCAAATGCGCGATCGCTTGAGTACAGATCAGTTTTATAGTGTTAGCTATGAAAATCTTACTAGCGATCCTGAAACTACTCTTCAAGGGTTGTGTGGTTTTTTACAAGTAGAATATACTCCCGCAATGCTTGATTTCCACGAATCGAGTGAAGCTTCCAATGCTGCTGCTTCTAGTGCTTTGTGGGGTAATGTAACTAAACCAGTCATTAAAGACAACACCAAAAAGTTTCTCAAGCACGCTACTGATGAAGAAATAATGATTTTTGAATTAGTCGCAGGTGATGTACTGGATGCTTTAGGTTATGAACGAGTCAAAATTGCTCAAGGAGAAGCAATTGAATTCACTAAACAAGCAATTAAAAACTTCAATCAAATCAACCAAAATTTGAAAGAAGACATTCTTCAACAAATAGATCCTGAAGATCTCAAAAGAAGAGATGTACAAGCCAATTTATTACAAGAAATTCAGATTCGTAATGTAGTAGCAGCTTAG
- the hemH gene encoding ferrochelatase, with product MGRVGVLLLNLGGPEKIEDVRPFLYNLFSDPEIIRLPWQGLQKPLAWLISTLRAKKSQANYLQIGGGSPLLQITEAQAEALTAKLSELGQNVKVYIGMRYWHPFTEEAIAQIEKDRLEKVVILPLYPQFSISTSGSSFRVLEEMWKTDPHLQQIKYTLIPSWYDAPGYLEAMADLITQELNQFEHPEQVRIFFSAHGVPVSYVEEAGDPYQKEIEECTRLIMQTLKRPNQYTLAYQSRVGPVEWLKPYTEDALQELGEQQVKDLLVVPISFVSEHIETLQEIDIEYREVAEEAGIENFRRVPALNTHPRFIESLAQLVIDSVDSSPRTFAQVTHPKENMKMYPQERWQWGMTTAAEVWNGRLAMLGFLALLIELISGNGPLHLVGLL from the coding sequence ATGGGTCGTGTTGGGGTTTTATTACTCAATTTAGGCGGACCAGAAAAAATCGAAGATGTCCGTCCTTTTTTATATAATTTGTTTTCTGATCCAGAAATCATTAGGCTTCCTTGGCAAGGATTACAAAAACCTTTGGCTTGGTTAATCTCCACTTTGAGGGCAAAAAAATCTCAAGCAAACTATTTACAAATTGGTGGCGGTTCTCCCCTGTTACAGATCACTGAAGCTCAAGCTGAAGCATTGACAGCTAAATTATCCGAGCTTGGTCAAAATGTCAAAGTTTATATTGGAATGCGTTATTGGCATCCTTTCACCGAAGAAGCGATCGCACAAATTGAAAAAGATCGGCTCGAAAAAGTGGTAATTCTACCGCTTTATCCCCAATTTTCTATTAGTACCAGTGGTTCTAGTTTCCGTGTTTTAGAAGAGATGTGGAAAACAGACCCCCATCTTCAACAAATCAAATATACTTTGATTCCTTCTTGGTATGACGCGCCTGGTTATCTTGAAGCAATGGCAGATTTGATTACTCAAGAGTTAAATCAATTTGAACATCCCGAACAAGTTCGCATCTTTTTCAGCGCACATGGTGTTCCTGTCAGCTATGTTGAAGAAGCAGGCGATCCCTATCAAAAAGAGATTGAAGAATGTACTCGTCTGATTATGCAGACTCTCAAGCGACCTAATCAATATACTTTGGCTTATCAAAGTCGAGTAGGTCCAGTAGAATGGCTTAAACCTTACACTGAAGATGCGCTTCAAGAGTTAGGAGAACAACAAGTCAAAGATTTATTGGTAGTTCCGATTAGTTTTGTTTCCGAACACATTGAAACCTTACAAGAAATCGATATTGAATATCGTGAAGTAGCTGAAGAAGCAGGAATAGAAAATTTCCGTAGAGTACCAGCATTAAATACTCATCCTCGTTTTATCGAATCTCTAGCTCAATTAGTGATTGACTCAGTAGATTCTAGTCCTCGCACTTTTGCTCAAGTTACTCATCCCAAAGAAAACATGAAAATGTACCCTCAAGAAAGATGGCAATGGGGTATGACGACTGCAGCAGAAGTGTGGAATGGTCGTTTAGCAATGCTTGGGTTTCTAGCTTTATTAATAGAATTGATTAGTGGTAACGGACCTCTACATTTAGTCGGTCTATTGTAA
- a CDS encoding WD40 repeat domain-containing protein: MTKLKQKRNRGVILTPEGLSKLQEARVQLEYQENFGDRYTYEKISELTYLDLNTIKKILVGKEGVDKRSLEKCFLAFKLKLTEGDFTKPNLNKRQDWNEAVSVEHFFGRTSELATLENWLLKDRCRLIAIIGMGGIGKTTLSIKCAEQIEGKFDCVVWKSLRDAPPVEEILANLIEFISEGQETKVNLPERVGERITRLIDYFRSLRCLVLLDNAESVMDSGNRVGKYRYGYEGYGELFRRVAETNHLSCLMLTTREKPKEVAILAGEKLTVRSLQLKGLSKAEGQEIIKVKGLSGSELELNLLSDRYAGNPLALKVVATTIQDLFDGNIAQFLSQENTVFGDVRDILDQQFERLSDLEKKILYWLAIAREPVSLAQLQEDFVLQVSPIKLLEAFESLWRRSLIEKNTAGFTQQPVVMEYVTSRLIEGVCEEIVINKPRLMLDHALIKATAKDYIRENQIRLILQPIIHELLAVFRNKGDIETQLTEILVTLRGKSSLEQGYTAGNIINLFCQMETDLTGYDFSLLCVWQADLRQARLHQVNFQSADLSKSVFAENFGGIWSVAFSPDGQYLAAGDTKGDIILRRITDGQPILSFKGHHSWVVSLAFSPDGNTLASGSCDCTAKLWDVNTGECLHTLDEHEQEVWSVAFGPDGTILASGCDDHQTRLWSVSTGKCLKVFQGHLGEVLSVAFSLDGQMLISGSHDNTIKLWDINTQKCKQVFQGHEDGVRSVSLSPDGQMLASSSNDRTVRLWDLNTGECLKIFRGHANAVFAVTFCPQGNLLASSSIGQKVRLWNIETGECLKVFRGHSNVVNSVTFNPQGNILASGSYDQTVKLWDINTYQCFKTWQGYSNQALSVTFSLDGQTLVSGGHDQRIRLWDINTGKVVKTLHDHTNWVFSVAFSPLGKNKEILASGSADKTVKLWDLSTGKVIKTLYGHEAAIRSIAFSPFTSKKGSEGWLLASGSEDRTIRLWDVNNGQILKTLRGHQAEIWSIAFNLDGQILASASFDKTVKLWDIYTGECLTTLNGHESWVWSIAFSPDNKSLATTSADQTIRFWNVASGECQRIWRRDEIGNSQLVAFSPNGQIIASCNQDHKIRLWQLNTEKCFKALAGHTALINSIAFSPDGHTLVSSSEDETIKLWDLKSGECLKTLKSKNPYEEMNIQGVTGLSKLAIETLKILGATNSEFEIT, translated from the coding sequence ATGACCAAACTAAAACAAAAACGAAATCGTGGTGTTATTCTTACACCTGAAGGATTGTCCAAGCTTCAAGAAGCAAGAGTCCAGTTGGAATATCAGGAAAATTTTGGCGACAGGTACACCTATGAAAAAATCAGTGAGTTAACTTATTTAGACCTCAACACAATCAAGAAAATATTAGTTGGTAAAGAAGGAGTTGACAAGCGATCGCTTGAAAAATGTTTTTTAGCTTTTAAGTTAAAACTAACCGAAGGAGATTTTACCAAACCTAATCTTAATAAACGTCAAGATTGGAATGAGGCAGTTTCGGTTGAACATTTTTTTGGACGCACCTCTGAACTCGCTACCTTAGAAAACTGGTTGCTCAAAGACCGCTGCCGATTAATTGCCATCATAGGCATGGGCGGAATTGGAAAAACAACCTTATCAATCAAATGTGCCGAACAAATTGAGGGAAAATTTGATTGCGTGGTCTGGAAATCTCTTCGAGATGCTCCACCCGTTGAAGAAATTTTAGCAAACTTAATCGAATTTATCTCTGAAGGTCAGGAAACTAAAGTTAATTTACCCGAAAGAGTAGGTGAGAGGATCACAAGATTAATCGATTATTTTCGTTCGCTCCGCTGTCTGGTTCTACTCGATAATGCCGAATCAGTTATGGATAGTGGTAATCGAGTAGGAAAATATCGCTACGGATATGAAGGATATGGCGAACTTTTCAGAAGAGTAGCAGAAACAAATCATCTTAGCTGTTTGATGCTGACGACGCGAGAAAAGCCCAAAGAAGTAGCTATCTTGGCAGGAGAAAAACTGACAGTTCGTTCTTTACAATTAAAAGGTTTAAGCAAAGCAGAAGGGCAAGAAATTATTAAAGTCAAGGGACTTTCAGGTTCAGAATTAGAATTAAATCTTCTCAGCGATCGCTATGCAGGTAATCCTCTAGCGTTAAAAGTAGTAGCTACAACAATTCAAGACTTGTTTGATGGCAATATTGCTCAATTTTTAAGTCAAGAAAACACTGTTTTCGGCGATGTTCGCGATATTTTAGACCAACAGTTTGAGCGATTATCAGATTTAGAAAAAAAGATTCTTTACTGGCTCGCGATCGCACGTGAACCGGTCTCCTTAGCTCAATTGCAAGAAGATTTTGTCTTACAAGTATCACCAATCAAATTACTAGAAGCATTTGAGTCTTTATGGAGACGTTCTTTAATTGAAAAAAACACTGCTGGTTTTACACAGCAACCTGTAGTGATGGAATATGTAACTAGTCGATTGATTGAGGGAGTCTGTGAAGAAATAGTTATCAATAAACCTAGGCTGATGCTGGATCACGCCTTAATCAAAGCAACTGCGAAAGATTATATTAGAGAAAATCAAATTCGCCTGATTCTTCAGCCGATTATACACGAGCTTTTGGCTGTTTTTAGAAATAAAGGAGATATTGAAACGCAGTTAACCGAAATTTTGGTGACGCTGCGAGGAAAATCATCCTTAGAACAAGGGTATACAGCAGGAAATATTATTAATCTATTTTGTCAGATGGAGACTGACTTAACTGGTTATGATTTTTCTTTATTGTGTGTTTGGCAAGCAGATTTACGTCAGGCGCGATTACATCAGGTTAATTTTCAATCTGCAGATTTATCTAAGTCAGTTTTTGCCGAAAACTTTGGGGGAATTTGGTCAGTAGCTTTTAGTCCTGATGGACAGTATTTGGCTGCAGGAGATACAAAAGGAGATATTATCTTACGACGAATAACAGATGGTCAGCCGATTCTAAGTTTTAAAGGTCATCATAGTTGGGTCGTTTCTCTTGCTTTTAGCCCCGACGGTAATACTTTAGCTAGCGGAAGTTGTGATTGTACAGCAAAATTATGGGATGTTAATACTGGTGAATGTCTTCATACTCTAGACGAACACGAACAAGAAGTATGGTCGGTTGCCTTTGGTCCCGATGGTACAATCTTAGCTAGTGGTTGTGATGATCATCAAACAAGACTATGGAGTGTTAGTACAGGTAAATGTCTCAAAGTCTTTCAGGGTCATTTAGGTGAAGTACTCTCGGTAGCTTTTAGCTTAGATGGACAAATGCTCATCAGCGGTAGTCACGATAACACGATCAAACTGTGGGACATTAATACCCAGAAGTGCAAACAGGTTTTTCAAGGGCATGAAGATGGAGTGCGTTCTGTTAGTTTGAGTCCCGATGGTCAAATGCTTGCTAGTAGCAGTAATGACCGAACAGTAAGATTATGGGATCTTAATACAGGAGAATGCCTCAAAATTTTTCGAGGTCACGCTAATGCAGTGTTTGCTGTTACTTTTTGTCCGCAAGGAAATCTTCTTGCCAGTAGCAGTATTGGACAGAAAGTGAGGTTGTGGAATATTGAGACAGGAGAATGTCTTAAAGTTTTTCGGGGTCATTCTAATGTGGTCAATTCCGTTACTTTTAATCCTCAAGGTAATATTTTAGCTAGTGGCAGTTATGATCAAACAGTAAAGTTATGGGATATAAATACTTATCAATGCTTCAAAACTTGGCAGGGATATAGCAATCAAGCACTTTCAGTTACTTTTAGTCTAGATGGTCAAACCTTAGTCAGTGGTGGTCATGATCAAAGGATAAGGTTATGGGATATTAATACTGGAAAAGTTGTCAAAACCTTGCACGATCACACTAATTGGGTTTTTAGTGTTGCCTTCAGTCCCCTTGGTAAGAATAAAGAGATTTTGGCAAGTGGTAGTGCGGACAAAACCGTAAAACTCTGGGATCTCAGCACCGGAAAAGTAATCAAAACTTTGTACGGACACGAAGCTGCAATACGGTCAATTGCTTTTAGCCCGTTCACCTCTAAAAAGGGGAGCGAAGGATGGCTCTTAGCTAGTGGTAGTGAAGATCGAACCATTAGGCTATGGGATGTTAATAATGGTCAGATTTTGAAAACTTTACGCGGACATCAAGCGGAAATCTGGTCAATTGCTTTCAATCTCGACGGTCAAATCTTAGCTAGCGCTTCTTTTGATAAAACGGTTAAGTTATGGGATATCTATACTGGTGAGTGTCTGACAACCTTAAACGGACATGAGAGTTGGGTTTGGTCAATTGCTTTTAGCCCAGATAACAAAAGTTTAGCTACTACTAGCGCAGATCAAACCATAAGATTTTGGAATGTAGCATCTGGCGAATGCCAAAGAATTTGGCGACGAGATGAGATAGGAAATTCACAATTAGTTGCTTTTAGTCCTAATGGTCAAATCATAGCTAGTTGTAATCAAGACCACAAGATTAGATTGTGGCAGCTTAATACTGAAAAATGCTTTAAGGCTTTAGCTGGTCATACTGCTTTAATCAACTCAATTGCTTTTAGTCCTGATGGTCATACCCTAGTCAGTAGTAGCGAAGATGAAACAATTAAACTTTGGGATTTAAAAAGTGGTGAATGTCTTAAAACTTTAAAATCTAAAAATCCATACGAAGAAATGAATATTCAGGGGGTTACTGGTTTAAGCAAACTAGCTATTGAAACACTAAAAATTTTAGGAGCTACTAATAGTGAATTTGAGATAACCTGA
- a CDS encoding aspartyl/asparaginyl beta-hydroxylase domain-containing protein has translation MTQNINQIYFNWQNKYRQIILKQGEKLLRKLEQQIGKASLIGDRTFFESENFDWVAEVENSWLKIRQELDILLQNLEQLPNFQDISEDQYSITKDNLWKTYFLYAYGIKVEDNCIQCPETTKIIETIPGMKTAFFSILLPHKHIPEHCGPYKGVIRYHLALKVPEQKEKCGIRVGNDIRHWTEGKSLIFDDTFPHEAWNKTDEIRVVLFLDFVRPMRLPWSIINKSLIQLIAWSPLVQKGKKNLEKWNQLVK, from the coding sequence ATGACTCAGAATATTAATCAAATTTATTTCAACTGGCAGAATAAATATCGACAAATTATTCTTAAACAAGGTGAAAAATTACTAAGGAAATTAGAACAACAAATAGGCAAAGCGTCTTTAATTGGCGATCGCACTTTTTTTGAAAGCGAAAATTTTGACTGGGTAGCAGAGGTAGAAAATAGTTGGTTAAAAATTCGCCAAGAACTAGATATACTTTTACAAAATCTCGAACAATTACCTAACTTTCAAGACATTTCAGAAGATCAATATAGTATCACCAAAGATAATCTTTGGAAGACGTATTTTTTGTACGCTTATGGCATCAAAGTCGAGGATAACTGTATTCAATGTCCAGAAACAACCAAAATAATTGAAACAATTCCTGGAATGAAAACAGCTTTTTTTTCAATTTTATTACCTCATAAACATATTCCCGAACATTGTGGACCTTATAAAGGAGTAATTCGTTATCATCTAGCTTTAAAAGTTCCTGAACAAAAAGAAAAATGCGGGATTAGAGTAGGTAATGATATTCGTCATTGGACAGAAGGAAAAAGTCTAATTTTTGATGATACTTTTCCTCACGAAGCGTGGAATAAAACCGATGAAATTCGAGTTGTTTTATTCTTAGATTTTGTTCGTCCGATGCGTTTACCTTGGTCAATTATTAATAAATCTCTAATTCAACTCATTGCCTGGTCACCTTTAGTTCAAAAAGGAAAAAAAAATTTAGAAAAATGGAATCAACTTGTTAAATAG